Proteins encoded in a region of the Vitis riparia cultivar Riparia Gloire de Montpellier isolate 1030 chromosome 7, EGFV_Vit.rip_1.0, whole genome shotgun sequence genome:
- the LOC117919022 gene encoding cyclin-dependent kinase C-1-like, whose amino-acid sequence MAAAPLGLLNLEESPLWGSRTVDCFQQLEHIGEGTYGQVYMAREIKTGEIVALKRIRMENEREGFPITAIREIKILKKLHHENVLKLKEIVTSPGREKDEQGHPDGNKYRGGIYMVFDYMDHDLAGLSDRPGLRFSIPQVKCYMKQLLTGLHYCHVNQVLHRDIKGANLLINNEGILKLADFGLARSFASDHNGNLTNRVITLWYRPPELLLGATKYGPAVDMWSVGCIFAELLYGKPILNGNNEPEQLKKIFELCGSPDENNWPGVSKIPWYNNFKPAKPLERRVREVFRTFDRHALDLVDRMLTLDPSKRISAKDALDAEYFWNDPLPCDPKSLPKYESSHDFQTKKKRQQQRKNEEQAKRQKLQHPQQHARLPPIQHSGRAHPQHWHGPNHPTNNSQPTVPAGPSHHQYGRPHGLPGGPNRYPSSGNPNGGYNPNHGGQVGGYSSAPYPPQGRGQPYGSGVPSTGPRGATSGYGVGPPNYSQSSQYGGAAAGRGPNPMGVNRNQQYGWQQ is encoded by the exons ATGGCTGCAGCGCCTCTAGGGCTTCTCAATCTCGAGGAATCACCGTTATGGGGGTCTCGGACAGTGGATTGCTTTCAGCAATTAGAGCACATTGGCGAAGGAACGTACGG TCAAGTATACATGGCCAGAGAAATCAAAACAGGAGAAATTGTTGCCTTAAAAAGGATACGcatggaaaatgaaagagaaggg tttccTATAACAGCTATCCgggaaattaaaattctaaagaagctaCATCATGAAAATGTTCTAAAACTGAAAGAGATTGTAACGTCTccag GTCGTGAGAAGGATGAGCAGGGGCATCCTG ATGGTAATAAATACAGAGGTGGCATCTACATGGTTTTTGATTACATGGACCATGATTTAGCAGGCCTGTCTGATCGTCCTGGATTGAGATTTTCAATTCCTCAGGTCAAG TGTTATATGAAGCAGTTACTGACTGGGCTTCACTACTGTCACGTCAATCAAGTACTTCACAGGGACATCAAAG GTGCCAATCTTCTTATAAATAATGAGGGAATTTTAAAGCTTGCTGATTTTGGCCTTGCACGGTCATTTGCCAGTGACCATAATGGAAATCTTACAAATCGTGTTATTACTTTGTGGTATAG GCCACCAGAATTGCTGCTAGGAGCCACAAAGTATGGCCCTGCTGTTGACATGTGGTCCGTCGGTTGTATCTTTGCTGAGCTTTTGTATGGAAAACCAATTTTGAATGGGAATAATGAG CCTGAAcaattgaaaaagatatttgagCTTTGTGGATCTCCTGATGAGAACAACTGGCCTGGTGTTTCCAAGATCCCTTGGTATAACAATTTCAAACCAGCAAAGCCCTTAGAGAGACGTGTCAGGGAGGTTTTCAGGAC TTTTGACCGTCATGCTCTGGACTTGGTAGATAGAATGCTCACTCTTGATCCATCCAAG AGAATATCTGCCAAGGATGCTCTGGATGCTGAATATTTCTGGAATGACCCCTTACCTTGCGATCCCAAGAG CTTGCCTAAATATGAATCATCACATGACTTCCAGACAAAGAAAAAGAGGCAGCAGCAGCGAAAAAATGAAGAACAGGCAAAGAGACAGAAATTACAGCACCCACAGCAGCATGCTCGCCTGCCTCCAATTCAACATAGTGGGCGAGCTCATCCTCAACATTGGCATGGGCCTAATCATCCCACAAACAATTCCCAGCCTACAGTGCCTGCTGGACCTAGTCACCATCAGTATGGAAGGCCTCATGGTCTTCCTGGAGGTCCAAACAGGTACCCTTCAAGCGGAAACCCTAATGGGGGCTATAACCCAAATCATGGGGGTCAAGTTGGAGGGTACAGCAGCGCACCATATCCACCACAAGGACGTGGCCAACCATATGGGAGTGGCGTGCCTTCTACTGGTCCCAGAGGAGCCACCAGTGGCTATGGGGTTGGCCCTCCAAATTACTCCCAAAGCAGTCAATATGGAGGTGCTGCTGCTGGTAGAGGTCCCAATCCAATGGGTGTTAATCGAAATCAACAGTATGGTTGGCAACAATAA
- the LOC117919023 gene encoding probable mitochondrial adenine nucleotide transporter BTL3, whose protein sequence is MLESDLWLTHLIHHSRPSTLSSSFISFKPWGGNRRISGGVGLFRRQKRLGGVFLSVSLWVGKGDDGCVGESEEEAEEEVVFAVEKTRKSGGGGAGGGAMNTTKHLWAGAVAAMVSRTFVAPLERLKLEYVVRGEQKNLFELTQKIAASQGLKGFWKGNFVNILRTAPFKSINFYAYDTYRNQLMKLSGKEENTNFERFLAGAAAGITATLLCIPLDTIRTKMVAPGGEALGGIIGAFRHMIQTEGFFSLYKGIVPSIISMAPSGAVYYGVYDILKSAFLHSPEGKKRILHMKQQSEELSALEQLELGPLRTLVYGAIAGCCSEVATYPFEVVRRHLQMQVQATKMSALATTVKLVKQGGVPALYAGLTPSLLQVLPSAAISYFVYEFMKIVLKVESTCIVNPIKKNSGFAPAS, encoded by the exons ATGCTAGAGTCCGATCTCTGGCTCACGCACCTCATCCACCACTCTCGCCCCTCcaccctttcttcttccttcatttCGTTCAAGCCTTGGGGTGGGAACCGCCGGATATCTGGCGGGGTTGGGCTTTTCCGGCGACAGAAGAGACTGGGTGGTGTTTTCTTGTCGGTGAGTTTGTGGGTAGGTAAGGGGGATGATGGGTGTGTTGGGGAATCGGAGGAGGAGGCAGAGGAGGAAGTGGTGTTTGCGGTGGAGAAGACACGGAAGAGTGGAGGAGGAGGGGCTGGCGGAGGTGCCATGAACACCACTAAGCATCTCTGGGCTGGTGCTGTGGCTGCTATGGTTTCAAG AACTTTTGTGGCTCCACTTGAGAGACTAAAGCTGGAATATGTAGTTCGAGGTGAACAGAAGAATCTGTTTGAGCTGACACAGAAAATTGCGGCTTCTCAAGGGCTGAAGGGCTTTTGGAAAGGAAATTTTGTCAACATCCTCCGCACAGCCCCATTTAAGTCTATCAACTTTTATGCTTACGATACATACAGAAATCAACTAATGAAACTATCTGGGAAGGAGGAAAACACAAATTTCGAGAGGTTCCTTGCTGGGGCTGCAGCTGGAATCACTGCCACCTTGCTGTGTATACCCTTGGACACT ATCAGGACGAAGATGGTTGCGCCTGGTGGGGAAGCCTTGGGTGGTATCATTGGTGCATTCCGTCACATGATCCAAACTGAAGGGTTCTTTTCTCTTTATAAGGGCATAGTACCCTCGATTATAAGCATGGCACCTTCAGGTGCTGTTTACTATGGTGTTTATGACATACTGAAATCAGCTTTTCTGCATTCCCCAGAAGGGAAGAAAAGAATTCTTCACATGAAACAGCAGAGTGAGGAACTGAGTGCTTTGGAACAACTGGAGTTGGGACCCCTTAGAACATTAGTCTACGGGGCGATTGCTGGTTGTTGTTCTGAAGTTGCCACATACCCATTTGAAGTTGTGAGGAGACACCTTCAAATGCAAGTTCAAGCAACAAAAATGAGTGCATTGGCAACTACTGTCAAGCTGGTCAAGCAAGGAGGTGTTCCTGCTCTGTATGCTGGACTAACTCCCAGCTTATTGCAG GTTTTACCATCAGCTGCCATAAGTTACTTCGTTTACGAGTTTATGAAGATTGTTCTTAAGGTGGAATCCACATGCATCGTCAATCCTATCAAGAAAAATTCTGGGTTTGCTCCGGCTAGTTGA
- the LOC117917540 gene encoding uncharacterized protein LOC117917540 isoform X1 has product MAINNCDEGKLYFQGIVDGSCNLPVSSCFQLLKPGLDEVNPHCSLDVLPVLFDDASFPVRLKCPFHNSQGQDVYSISVLPDDGITNPQCESQIAFLNFVEVSNPFKSQMCPDAPLNCKSCVGLQMESSDTYSPCTVDMDIEKGSLETPKSNEETMGSLKTEGVLIHLQKALRRQKSFQMGGKFLQLLMNHGLMLLKFTSRDKPVTERVHDTPNNRWRKYKRAASFDSRKVVLFFSILSSMGTMILIYLTLRVRQISDGLVHV; this is encoded by the exons ATGGCTATCAACAACTGCGATGAG GGGAAACTATACTTCCAGGGGATTGTGGATGGGAGTTGCAATCTACCTGTCAGTTCATGCTTTCAGCTGCTCAAACCTGGTCTTGATGAGGTCAACCCACACTGTTCTTTAG ATGTTTTGCCCGTTCTTTTCGATGATGCTTCATTTCCAGTGAGATTAAAATGTCCCTTCCACAATTCACAG GGCCAAGATGTCTATAGCATTTCTGTATTGCCTGATGATGGCATCACTAATCCACAATGTGAATCACAGATAGCTTTCTTAAACTTCGTAGAAGTCTCCAATCCATTTAAAAGTCAGATGTGCCCTGACGCCCCATTGAATTGCAAGAGCTGCGTTGGTTTACAGATGGAAAGTTCAGATACTTATTCCCCATGTACTGTGGATATGGATATTGAGAAGGGAAGTCTGGAAACTCCAAAATCCAATGAGGAAACTATGGGAAGTTTGAAAACTGAAGGTGTATTAATT CACTTGCAGAAGGCATTGCGGAGACAAAAGAGCTTTCAAATGGGTGGGAAGTTCTTGCAGCTACTGATGAACCATGGCCTAATGTTACTCAAGTTCACTTCTAGAG ATAAACCAGTGACTGAAAGGGTTCATGACACACCTAACAACAGATGGAGGAAATACAAGCGTGCTGCTTCATTTGATTCAAGAAAAGTTGTTCTCTTCTTCTCAATCTT GTCGAGTATGGGGACAATGATATTGATTTATCTGACACTGAGAGTTAGACAAATTAGTGATGGGCTTGTTCACGTCTGA
- the LOC117917540 gene encoding uncharacterized protein LOC117917540 isoform X2, giving the protein MSTGKLYFQGIVDGSCNLPVSSCFQLLKPGLDEVNPHCSLDVLPVLFDDASFPVRLKCPFHNSQGQDVYSISVLPDDGITNPQCESQIAFLNFVEVSNPFKSQMCPDAPLNCKSCVGLQMESSDTYSPCTVDMDIEKGSLETPKSNEETMGSLKTEGVLIHLQKALRRQKSFQMGGKFLQLLMNHGLMLLKFTSRDKPVTERVHDTPNNRWRKYKRAASFDSRKVVLFFSILSSMGTMILIYLTLRVRQISDGLVHV; this is encoded by the exons ATGTCTACG GGGAAACTATACTTCCAGGGGATTGTGGATGGGAGTTGCAATCTACCTGTCAGTTCATGCTTTCAGCTGCTCAAACCTGGTCTTGATGAGGTCAACCCACACTGTTCTTTAG ATGTTTTGCCCGTTCTTTTCGATGATGCTTCATTTCCAGTGAGATTAAAATGTCCCTTCCACAATTCACAG GGCCAAGATGTCTATAGCATTTCTGTATTGCCTGATGATGGCATCACTAATCCACAATGTGAATCACAGATAGCTTTCTTAAACTTCGTAGAAGTCTCCAATCCATTTAAAAGTCAGATGTGCCCTGACGCCCCATTGAATTGCAAGAGCTGCGTTGGTTTACAGATGGAAAGTTCAGATACTTATTCCCCATGTACTGTGGATATGGATATTGAGAAGGGAAGTCTGGAAACTCCAAAATCCAATGAGGAAACTATGGGAAGTTTGAAAACTGAAGGTGTATTAATT CACTTGCAGAAGGCATTGCGGAGACAAAAGAGCTTTCAAATGGGTGGGAAGTTCTTGCAGCTACTGATGAACCATGGCCTAATGTTACTCAAGTTCACTTCTAGAG ATAAACCAGTGACTGAAAGGGTTCATGACACACCTAACAACAGATGGAGGAAATACAAGCGTGCTGCTTCATTTGATTCAAGAAAAGTTGTTCTCTTCTTCTCAATCTT GTCGAGTATGGGGACAATGATATTGATTTATCTGACACTGAGAGTTAGACAAATTAGTGATGGGCTTGTTCACGTCTGA